Genomic DNA from Nitrospiria bacterium:
ATCCCACCGAAAACGAGCTGATGCTCTATCTCCAGCATCCCGCCGCGGCGGTCGATTTCATCCGGTTCCGGACCCGTTTCGGAAACACCACGGTACTCCCGACCCAGGTCTGGTTCGACGGTCTGAAAGAGTCCGGGAGCGAGGTTTCCTTCGAGGCGCACGGAAAGCCCAACACCATCAAACTGGTTTCGATCGGTCAGGAGATCGACGGGGTCAAGCATATCGTCCTTTCGGTGAACAACACGATGCATGTCTACCCCGTCGAAATGCCCTCCCGAAAAACGGCCCAGAAGGCCGGGGCGCGCATGGCCGATCCGACGATCCCCGGGCAGATCGCCTCCCCCATCATGGGGAACGTCTGGCGGATCGGAGACAAAGACCGTGTCCTGATGGTCGGGGACATCGTCCGCGAAGGGGAAGAGATCATGAACATCGAGGCGATGAAGGTCGAGACCGCCGTCCTGTCGCCGATTCACGGCGTCGTCAAGGAGATCTCCGCCAAACTCAACCAGGCCGTCGTTGAAAAACAGCTACTGATGGTCCTGGAAGAGGTCCGGCCGGAAGAGCGAAAACAAAGCCGCGCTCGGTCCAAAAACAATAAGAAGTCGCGATAGGAATCCAAGCGCGTCACGGTTGTCCGTGATTGGCTGGGGAGGAGAAAGCTGTGATCGACGTCAAGACCCTGGACGAAGGCGATCCGATGATCTTCGACGTAACGGTTCAGGACGAGGTCGGCACGAGCCGTTACAAGGTCACAATGGCGCCTGCGACCTACCGGAAGTTGACGGGCGGAAAGGTTTCTCCGGCCCGCTGCGTCCAGGCGGCGTTCGAATACCTGTTGGAACGCGAGAGCAAAGATTCTATTCTTGCCAATTTTGATATCACCCTCATCTCGGCCTACTTTCCGATGTTCGGAAGCGAATTTAAAAATTATCTTTAAAGGAACGTTTGCGTTCTATCCGGCAGTGTGATAGTGTAAAGAGTTCTGAAAATCATTCTAACTACCTTGGGGAACCAAAATGGCGGGCCGTCCAAAAGCCACCGCGACGAAGCGGATCCGTGAGCGCGCGAAGGTCGAGAAGCGCAAGGAAAAGATCATGCGCCGTGAGGCCCGAAAGAAGGCGAAGGAAGCCGAGCTCCCCACCGAGGAGGGCATAGATCCCGATCTGGCCGGGATGAAGCCAGGTCCCCAGCGCCCCCTCTACTGACACCGCGCCCTTTGAGATTTTCGACCTTCCTGTGTCATAATTTCTGCATGAATACTCGCGAAAACTTGAACCGTCAATACCCGATGTCCGAGGCGGGTTACGATCCGCGGCGGCGGTGGCGTTCTCGAATCGGATGATGAAGGCGGGCGACGGAGCACCGCCCGAGTTTCTATTGACCCATCCCGGCGACGGGCACCGGGTCCGTCAGATCGAAAAGTGGCGTCCCGAGCTGGAACCGATCTATGAGAAGCACAAGACGGCATCTTGAGCATTTCAAACAGCGATTCCAATGGATCTTTCTTCGGAGGGGTCTTGGTAACGTCCGCCCAGGTTGAAACCATCCACGCGTCGGTAACCGGGAGGGCCCGCTTTCATGTCCCGGCGCTTCGCCGCTCGCATCCGCTAAAGCGCTGGCTGGAAAAAGAGCTCGTTGGGTCGGCCGGGATCGAACGCGCTTCGGCCAGCCCCGTAACGGGCAATGTCCTCGTTTATTACAATCCGGCAGGGGATCCGCAGAATGTTGCGAACCGCATCTTCGATCTCATCGAGAGGTTTCAAGCCGAAGGGTTTGCAAAAGCCCCGATGGGCGGCCCCTCGGCCTCTCCGCCAAATCCGACTTCGCGCCCCATTGAATCGCCGCCGGATGCATGGCATCACCTTTCTGCCGGAGAAGTGCTGACGGCGCTTGAGTCGAATTCCGGGGGCCTGTCTTCCGCCGGTATTGCCGGGCGGATCCGGCGGCATGGGAGGAATATCCTTCCCGGGGCGGAGCCGGCCTCGGCGCTGGGCACTTTTGTCGACCAATTCCGATCGCTGCCCGTCGCACTGCTGGCCGGCGGAGCCGCGCTCTCTTTTTTGACCGCGGGCGCGGCCGAGGCCTTCGTGATTTTGGGAGTCCTAGGGCTCAACGCCGCGGTCGGATTTATTTTCGAGCGTCGGACCGAGACGACGATTCAATCGCTGAGGAGTTTCGGACGCCCTCCGGCTTGGGTCATCCGCGACGGAGAAATCCAATCGATCGATCGGGAGGAAGTGGTCCCCGGAGATACCCTCGTTCTGAAGCGCGGGACCCTGGTCCCGGCTGACGGGCGGATCATCGAAGCGGACCGGCTTCGTCTCAACGAGGCGGCGCTGACGGGCGAGAGCATGCCGGTTTCCAAGCAAGCGGAGGTTCTCCTCGACCTGGAAACCCCCGTCGCCGAGCGGGTGAACATGGTGTACCGGGGAACGCTGGTGAGCGGCGGCAGCGGTCTGGCCGTGGCCATCTCCACGGGAAAAACCACGGAGCTGGGCCGGATTCAAGGCTTGGTCCAACTGGAAGAGCTGCGCGCCACTCCGATGGAGCGAACGCTGGATCATTTGGCCCGCCAGGTCGCGGTGATCAGCGGTTGCGTCTGCGGCCTCTCTTTTCTCGTCGGGATTCTTCAAGGCTACGGATTGCTGGAGCTCCTCAAGGCTTCTCTTTCGCTGGCGGGCGCGGCCATTCCCGAGGGATTGCCCACGATCACGACCACCACCCTGGTCCTGGGCGTCCGTAACATGCGCCGCCACCGCGTATTGATCCGTCGCATCGAAGCGGTTGAGGCGCTCGGCTCCGTTCAGGTCCTCTGTTTCGATAAAACTGGCACCGTCACGTTGAACCAGGTCACGGTGATTTCAATCCATGCGGGAATGCGACGGATCGACGTGTCCGGCGGAGGTCTCACGGCCGACGGAGTCCCGGTTGATCCGGACCGGTGCGAGGAGCTGCTCCGGTTGTTGCATGTCGGCGCGCTCTGCAGCGATACCGACGTACGCCGCGGGGAGAACGGGTTGGTCCTGAATGGGCCGCCGATAGACAATGCCCTCCTGAATCTGGCCATCGGTGCTGGGGTGGATGTTCTTGAGCTTCGGAAGATCCATCCCGTGGTCGCGGTTCGACGGGGCTCCGCCCATCGAAAATACATGATGAGCATACACCTGTCCGTGGGAGTCGGGGCCGACGGTGCCGGCCTGATAACGGTCAAGGGGAGACCGGCGGCTGTTCTGGCGCGGTGCCGTTGGCAGATCAAAGAAGGAAGGGTCTTG
This window encodes:
- a CDS encoding HAD-IC family P-type ATPase, with translation MVTSAQVETIHASVTGRARFHVPALRRSHPLKRWLEKELVGSAGIERASASPVTGNVLVYYNPAGDPQNVANRIFDLIERFQAEGFAKAPMGGPSASPPNPTSRPIESPPDAWHHLSAGEVLTALESNSGGLSSAGIAGRIRRHGRNILPGAEPASALGTFVDQFRSLPVALLAGGAALSFLTAGAAEAFVILGVLGLNAAVGFIFERRTETTIQSLRSFGRPPAWVIRDGEIQSIDREEVVPGDTLVLKRGTLVPADGRIIEADRLRLNEAALTGESMPVSKQAEVLLDLETPVAERVNMVYRGTLVSGGSGLAVAISTGKTTELGRIQGLVQLEELRATPMERTLDHLARQVAVISGCVCGLSFLVGILQGYGLLELLKASLSLAGAAIPEGLPTITTTTLVLGVRNMRRHRVLIRRIEAVEALGSVQVLCFDKTGTVTLNQVTVISIHAGMRRIDVSGGGLTADGVPVDPDRCEELLRLLHVGALCSDTDVRRGENGLVLNGPPIDNALLNLAIGAGVDVLELRKIHPVVAVRRGSAHRKYMMSIHLSVGVGADGAGLITVKGRPAAVLARCRWQIKEGRVLPLEEEDRRRIEIEMDRFSANAMRRVGFAYREIDAPRNLPEQDPSDLTWLGMVGLADPIRPGAKELIRVFHQAGIATVMITGDRTATAYSIARELGLAGGDQIEILDSTHLRNLEPEVLSGLTERVQVFARLSPAEKRQIVLALQRRGKVVAMTGDGVNDTPALKAADIGIAMGKSGTVMAREVADVILEDDRLETMIIAVRQGRTLYDNIRKSARYLLAATLGETLVRFAGFALNFGPSTPFLWVNPISPAIALALEPPEPDVLNRPPRPSQKPIIGTDDLKRIAFEGGMISLGAMGAYGYGLSRYGPGARSGTLAFMGLSGAQLLHALSSRSEHYRLFRQRGSGEMPPSPS